The following are from one region of the Bradyrhizobium sediminis genome:
- a CDS encoding DUF882 domain-containing protein has translation MGSFVLSGFARQFNSLSFPKAGCHAGLASLLLLAGAGAVQDATALNETRTLSFHHTHSDEDLTVTFKRDGRYDEEALKKLNHFLRDWRSQDQTTMDRRLFDILWEVYRDVDGKKPINIISSYRSPATNAMLRRRSSGVARFSQHMLGHAIDFYIPEVPLEQIRYAGLRQQRGGVGFYPTSGSPFVHLDTGSIRHWPRMNHDQLARVFPNGRTVHVPSDGKPLKGYELALADIEKRGNGDEVSSKSKPGLFASLFKSKSNDEDDEGASAPAVREKAAPAGVVASAAPAKAADPVPVPRAKPAASMLQLASADAQIVQPSKPKQAASAEKTTEPKPQTPADIINARGFWDVAPKQATPEQVAAINARKAVNSADPQSTASISEAFKKALAYAPAASSPVDRANIVAASAPIPRSARPAPRNPVAATTIDTVAVKGAQGQPGLIATSTRIAAFKGNDIWMRAMILAPSASTSMSATVLGDTDMTIMRAYFVKPQAIVAMSFSDDPQLGLVTDRFTGSATAKLATQSFVMRTASLR, from the coding sequence GTGGGCTCATTCGTGCTGTCTGGTTTCGCACGCCAATTCAATTCGCTATCGTTTCCGAAGGCCGGGTGTCACGCCGGGCTGGCCTCCCTTTTGCTCCTGGCGGGAGCCGGGGCGGTGCAGGACGCGACCGCGCTCAACGAAACCCGCACCCTCTCGTTCCACCACACCCATTCCGATGAAGACCTGACCGTCACCTTCAAGCGCGACGGGCGCTACGACGAGGAAGCGCTGAAAAAACTCAATCACTTCCTCCGCGACTGGCGCAGCCAGGACCAGACCACGATGGATCGTCGCCTGTTCGACATTCTCTGGGAAGTCTACCGCGACGTCGACGGCAAGAAGCCCATCAACATCATCTCGTCCTACCGCTCTCCCGCCACCAACGCCATGCTCCGCCGCCGCTCCTCAGGGGTAGCGCGCTTCAGCCAGCACATGCTCGGCCATGCCATCGATTTCTACATTCCGGAAGTGCCGCTCGAGCAGATCCGCTACGCCGGGCTTCGCCAGCAACGCGGCGGCGTCGGCTTCTATCCCACCTCGGGATCGCCTTTCGTCCATCTCGACACCGGCAGCATCCGTCACTGGCCGCGCATGAACCACGACCAGCTGGCGCGTGTATTCCCCAACGGCCGCACCGTGCATGTTCCCTCGGACGGCAAGCCGCTCAAGGGATATGAGCTTGCGCTGGCCGACATCGAGAAGCGCGGCAATGGCGATGAGGTCTCGAGCAAGAGCAAGCCCGGGCTGTTCGCCTCCCTGTTCAAGAGCAAGTCAAACGACGAGGATGACGAGGGCGCCAGCGCTCCCGCCGTCCGTGAAAAGGCCGCTCCAGCCGGCGTAGTGGCGTCGGCAGCCCCCGCCAAGGCCGCCGACCCCGTGCCGGTGCCGCGCGCCAAGCCCGCCGCCTCGATGCTGCAGCTCGCCTCGGCCGACGCCCAGATTGTCCAGCCGTCGAAGCCGAAGCAGGCCGCTTCGGCTGAGAAGACGACCGAACCGAAGCCGCAGACGCCCGCCGACATCATCAACGCCCGCGGCTTCTGGGATGTAGCGCCGAAGCAGGCCACGCCCGAGCAGGTCGCCGCCATCAACGCCCGCAAGGCCGTCAATTCCGCCGACCCGCAATCGACCGCCAGCATTTCCGAAGCCTTCAAGAAGGCGCTGGCCTATGCGCCGGCGGCTTCCTCGCCGGTCGATCGCGCCAATATCGTCGCAGCCAGCGCGCCGATCCCGCGCAGCGCCCGCCCGGCCCCCCGCAACCCGGTGGCCGCGACGACGATCGATACGGTGGCGGTCAAGGGAGCGCAGGGCCAGCCCGGCCTGATCGCGACCTCGACGCGGATCGCGGCTTTCAAGGGCAACGACATCTGGATGCGCGCCATGATCCTGGCGCCGAGCGCGAGCACGTCGATGTCCGCGACCGTGCTGGGCGACACCGACATGACGATCATGCGCGCCTATTTCGTCAAGCCGCAGGCGATCGTCGCCATGAGCTTCTCGGACGATCCGCAGCTGGGCCTGGTCACCGACCGGTTTACCGGATCGGCCACCGCGAAGCTTGCGACCCAGTCGTTCGTGATGCGGACAGCTTCGCTGCGCTAA
- a CDS encoding L,D-transpeptidase family protein — protein sequence MRDCSKNRAGYDRVLMAVAATFLTVSSALAQSGPRSSAAELAIDAAIPRPEPANVPPPTAADFKLDSTASVPDAAKATEPKTADRTTEKAAEPKPSDTATAPAATPPAAAAAAPATEPVKAASNVLPADQPVADKLRDMLGAKSLRYFDRKAERAAVEKFYTAREYAPVWTQAGALTAGGKGVIARLKDAAAEGLNAADYSVPDFAAATTPDALAEAELKLTASMLDYARQAQSGRMHWSQVSGDILYPEHPTDPAEVLANVTAAKDASVALAGYNPPHKLYKELKAKLAELRGQGDGPVVQIAEGAPLAFKAATKKQPAVAPEDPRVPQLRAKLGITENPDDIHYDAKVAEAVRKFQASADLKATGVLDDKTVKAINSPKRDRQIDTVIVNMERWRWLPRQLGVASLNNAYVILNIPDFTLKVMQGGAPVWTTRVVTGKPGSHATPMLTETMKFITVNPTWNVPPSIIYNEYLPALQQDPTVLQRMGLRLERARDGSIHISQPPGEANALGRIRFNFPNKFLVYQHDTPDKHLFAKEERAFSHGCMRVQNPDQYAATILNIVMPNDKYTPEKIRSMYGRSEIDLKFPTPLPVNITYQTAFVDDAGKLQLRKDLYGRDAQMLALLKNSRNRDLENVVAHANPSYARPSGSALPSNVAFNNDFGSSSGPSFFERLFGGPPTPPAPVGRPQQRRVITR from the coding sequence ATGCGTGACTGTTCGAAGAACCGTGCTGGCTACGACCGCGTGCTGATGGCTGTCGCGGCGACCTTCCTCACGGTATCCTCGGCACTGGCTCAGAGCGGTCCCCGCAGCAGCGCCGCGGAACTCGCGATCGATGCGGCGATCCCGCGCCCCGAACCCGCCAACGTGCCGCCCCCGACCGCCGCCGATTTCAAGCTGGACTCCACCGCCTCGGTGCCCGATGCGGCCAAGGCCACCGAGCCCAAGACGGCTGACAGGACGACTGAGAAGGCCGCCGAACCGAAACCGTCGGATACCGCGACCGCTCCCGCCGCGACGCCGCCGGCTGCGGCCGCCGCAGCGCCGGCCACCGAACCGGTCAAGGCCGCAAGCAACGTCCTGCCCGCGGACCAGCCGGTCGCCGACAAATTGCGCGACATGCTGGGCGCGAAGTCGCTGCGCTATTTCGACCGCAAGGCTGAACGTGCCGCTGTCGAGAAGTTCTACACCGCGCGCGAATACGCACCGGTCTGGACGCAAGCCGGTGCCCTGACCGCCGGTGGCAAGGGCGTCATTGCGCGGCTCAAGGATGCCGCCGCCGAGGGCCTGAACGCCGCCGATTATTCGGTGCCGGATTTCGCCGCCGCGACCACGCCGGACGCGCTTGCCGAAGCCGAGCTGAAGCTGACCGCCAGCATGCTGGACTACGCGCGCCAGGCGCAGAGCGGCCGGATGCACTGGTCGCAGGTCTCGGGCGACATCCTCTATCCCGAGCATCCGACCGACCCCGCCGAAGTGCTGGCGAATGTCACGGCCGCCAAGGATGCATCGGTCGCGCTCGCGGGCTATAACCCGCCGCACAAGCTCTACAAGGAATTAAAGGCCAAGCTCGCCGAATTGCGCGGTCAGGGCGACGGACCGGTGGTGCAGATCGCGGAGGGCGCGCCGCTGGCGTTCAAGGCGGCCACCAAGAAGCAGCCGGCGGTCGCGCCGGAAGATCCGCGGGTGCCGCAACTGCGCGCCAAGCTCGGCATCACCGAAAACCCCGACGACATCCATTACGACGCCAAGGTCGCCGAAGCCGTGCGCAAGTTCCAGGCAAGCGCCGACCTCAAGGCCACCGGCGTACTCGACGACAAGACCGTCAAGGCGATCAACAGCCCGAAGCGCGACCGCCAGATCGATACCGTGATCGTCAACATGGAGCGCTGGCGCTGGCTGCCGCGCCAGCTCGGCGTCGCTTCGCTGAACAACGCCTATGTCATTCTCAACATCCCCGACTTCACGCTCAAGGTGATGCAGGGCGGCGCGCCGGTCTGGACCACCCGCGTGGTGACCGGCAAGCCGGGATCGCACGCCACACCGATGCTGACCGAGACGATGAAGTTCATCACGGTCAACCCGACCTGGAATGTGCCGCCGTCGATCATCTACAACGAATATTTGCCGGCGCTGCAGCAGGATCCGACCGTGCTGCAACGCATGGGCCTGCGGCTCGAGCGCGCCCGTGACGGCAGCATCCACATTTCGCAGCCGCCCGGCGAAGCCAATGCGCTCGGCCGCATCCGCTTCAACTTCCCGAACAAGTTCCTGGTCTATCAGCACGACACGCCGGACAAGCACCTGTTCGCCAAGGAGGAGCGCGCCTTCAGCCATGGCTGCATGCGGGTACAGAATCCGGATCAGTACGCCGCGACCATCCTCAACATCGTGATGCCGAACGACAAATACACGCCGGAAAAAATCCGCAGCATGTACGGCCGCAGCGAGATCGACCTGAAATTCCCGACCCCGCTGCCGGTTAACATCACCTACCAGACCGCGTTCGTGGACGACGCCGGCAAGCTGCAATTGCGCAAGGACCTCTATGGCCGCGACGCGCAAATGCTGGCGCTGCTCAAGAACTCCAGGAACAGGGATCTGGAGAATGTCGTCGCGCATGCCAATCCGAGCTATGCCCGGCCCAGCGGATCGGCATTGCCGTCCAATGTCGCCTTCAACAACGACTTCGGCAGCTCGTCGGGGCCATCGTTCTTCGAGCGACTGTTCGGCGGACCACCGACGCCGCCGGCCCCGGTCGGCCGTCCGCAACAGCGCCGGGTGATCACCCGCTGA
- a CDS encoding sigma-54-dependent transcriptional regulator yields MAATILIADDDAVARRLVENMVQKCGYETVVVESGDAAVAALTAPDAQAIDAVVLDLVMPGLDGMGVLAKIREAGLNIPVVVQTAHGGIDNVVSAMRAGAQDFVVKPVGIERLQVSLRNALNASALKGELQRIRHSKEGRLTFADIVTRSEAMTAVLRTAQKAAASTIPVLIEGESGVGKELFARAIHGSGERKSKPFVAVNCGAIPDNLVESILFGHEKGAFTGATERHTGKFVEASGGTLFLDEVGELPLAAQVKLLRALQEGAVEAVGGRKPVKVDVRIISATNRRLLDQVKQGKFREDLFYRLHVLPLTIPPLRARREDIPHLLRHFLARFCAEENRPITGISGEAMAHLSQLEWPGNIRQLENAVYRAVVMSDHDQLGLADFPQSAAQSPSTPDALQHAEPLIVGPAFHSTVPAMVSGNEIPIAPLPSTGTLAMLTSAGEMRPLEEMESEIIRFAISHYRGQMSEVARRLKIGRSTLYRKLDEAAANDPAAGGADEAN; encoded by the coding sequence ATGGCTGCGACCATTTTGATTGCCGATGACGATGCGGTGGCACGCCGCCTGGTCGAAAACATGGTGCAGAAATGCGGTTATGAGACGGTCGTGGTCGAAAGCGGGGATGCCGCGGTCGCCGCACTGACCGCGCCGGACGCGCAAGCCATCGACGCCGTAGTGCTCGACTTGGTCATGCCCGGCCTCGACGGCATGGGCGTGCTGGCCAAAATCCGTGAAGCCGGCCTCAACATCCCCGTCGTCGTGCAGACCGCCCATGGCGGCATCGACAATGTGGTGTCGGCGATGCGCGCCGGCGCCCAGGACTTCGTGGTCAAGCCGGTCGGGATCGAGCGGCTGCAGGTAAGCTTGCGCAACGCACTCAACGCCAGCGCGCTGAAAGGCGAGTTGCAGCGCATCCGCCACAGCAAGGAAGGCCGGCTGACCTTCGCCGACATCGTCACCCGCAGCGAAGCCATGACCGCCGTGCTGCGCACCGCGCAAAAGGCCGCCGCCTCGACCATTCCGGTGCTGATCGAGGGCGAATCCGGCGTCGGCAAGGAGCTGTTCGCCCGCGCCATCCATGGCAGCGGCGAACGGAAATCGAAGCCGTTCGTGGCCGTCAATTGCGGCGCGATCCCCGACAATCTCGTGGAGTCGATCCTGTTCGGCCACGAGAAGGGCGCCTTTACCGGGGCCACCGAGCGCCACACCGGCAAGTTCGTCGAAGCCTCCGGCGGCACGCTGTTCCTCGACGAGGTCGGCGAATTGCCGCTGGCCGCCCAGGTGAAACTGCTGCGCGCGCTGCAGGAGGGCGCGGTCGAGGCGGTCGGCGGGCGCAAGCCGGTCAAGGTCGACGTCCGCATCATCTCCGCCACCAACCGCAGGCTGCTCGACCAGGTCAAGCAAGGCAAGTTTCGCGAAGACCTGTTCTATCGCCTGCATGTGCTGCCGCTGACGATCCCGCCGCTGCGCGCACGGCGCGAAGACATTCCGCATCTGCTGCGGCATTTCCTGGCGCGGTTCTGCGCCGAGGAAAATCGCCCGATCACCGGCATCAGCGGCGAGGCGATGGCGCACCTTTCGCAGCTCGAATGGCCCGGCAATATCCGCCAGCTCGAGAACGCGGTCTATCGCGCCGTAGTCATGAGCGACCACGACCAGCTCGGCCTGGCCGATTTTCCGCAAAGTGCGGCGCAGTCGCCTTCAACGCCGGACGCGCTCCAGCATGCCGAACCCCTGATCGTCGGTCCGGCGTTCCATTCGACGGTGCCCGCCATGGTATCCGGTAATGAAATACCTATCGCTCCGCTGCCGTCCACAGGCACGCTGGCGATGCTGACGAGCGCCGGCGAGATGCGGCCGCTGGAGGAAATGGAGAGCGAGATCATCCGGTTCGCGATCTCGCATTACCGCGGCCAGATGTCCGAGGTGGCGCGGCGCCTGAAAATCGGCCGCTCGACGCTCTACCGCAAGCTCGATGAGGCCGCCGCCAACGATCCGGCCGCCGGCGGCGCGGACGAGGCAAACTAG
- a CDS encoding M3 family oligoendopeptidase has product MTPRSSSTLRKSTATKSAAKSKAVPKAAAKPGKLPEWNLADLYSGIDAPEVVRDLQKMDAECVAFETDYKGKLAEKVAKDDGGKWLAEAVRCYEAIDDLAGRLGSYAGLIHAGDSVDPAITKFYGDVSERLTNASVHLLFFALELNRVDDAVIERAMATPELGHYRPWIEDLRKEKPYQLEDRIEQLFHEKSQSGYAAWNRLFDQTISGLRFKVGGKELAIEPTLSLLQDRAPAKRKAAGQALAKTFKADERTFALITNTLAKDKEISDRWRGFADIADSRHLANRVEREVVDALAGSVRSAYPKLSHRYYRLKAGWFKRKKLAHWDRNAPLPFAATGTIAWPKARNMVLSAYRGFSPEMATIAERFFTDRWIDAPVRPGKAPGAFSHPTTPSAHPYVLMNYQGKPRDVMTLAHELGHGVHQVLAAKNGALMAPTPLTLAETASVFGEMLTFKRLLAETKSARQRQALLAGKVEDMINTVVRQIAFYSFERAIHTERKNGELTAERIGEIWLSVQGESLGPAIDIRPGYENFWMYIPHFIHSPFYVYAYAFGDCMVNSLYAVYENAQGGFAERYLAMLAAGGTRHYSELLKPFGLDAKDPKFWDGGLSVISGMIDELETMG; this is encoded by the coding sequence ATGACCCCGCGCTCCTCGTCCACCCTTCGCAAATCGACCGCCACGAAATCCGCGGCCAAATCCAAAGCCGTGCCGAAGGCCGCAGCAAAGCCAGGCAAACTGCCGGAATGGAATCTGGCCGATCTCTATTCCGGGATCGACGCTCCGGAAGTCGTCCGTGACCTGCAGAAGATGGATGCCGAATGCGTCGCGTTTGAGACCGACTACAAGGGCAAGCTCGCGGAAAAGGTGGCCAAGGACGACGGCGGCAAATGGCTTGCCGAGGCGGTCAGGTGCTACGAGGCGATCGATGATCTTGCCGGCCGCCTTGGATCCTATGCCGGCCTGATTCATGCCGGCGACAGCGTCGATCCCGCGATCACGAAATTCTATGGCGACGTTTCGGAGCGGCTTACCAATGCGTCGGTGCACCTGTTGTTCTTCGCGCTCGAACTCAACCGCGTCGACGATGCGGTGATCGAACGTGCGATGGCGACGCCCGAGCTCGGGCACTACCGCCCGTGGATCGAGGATCTGCGCAAGGAAAAGCCGTATCAGCTCGAAGATCGCATCGAGCAGCTGTTCCACGAAAAATCCCAGAGCGGCTATGCCGCCTGGAATCGGCTGTTCGATCAGACCATCTCGGGACTGCGCTTCAAGGTCGGGGGCAAGGAACTGGCGATCGAGCCGACGCTGAGCCTGCTGCAGGACCGCGCCCCGGCCAAGCGCAAGGCGGCGGGGCAGGCGCTGGCGAAGACCTTCAAGGCCGATGAGCGGACCTTTGCGCTGATCACCAATACGCTCGCCAAGGACAAGGAAATTTCCGACCGCTGGCGCGGCTTTGCGGATATCGCGGATTCCCGGCATCTCGCCAATCGCGTCGAGCGCGAGGTCGTTGATGCGTTGGCAGGCTCGGTGCGATCGGCCTATCCAAAACTGTCGCATCGCTACTATCGGCTCAAGGCCGGCTGGTTCAAAAGGAAGAAGCTCGCGCATTGGGACCGCAACGCGCCGCTGCCGTTTGCCGCCACCGGCACGATCGCCTGGCCCAAGGCGAGGAACATGGTGCTATCGGCCTATCGCGGCTTTTCGCCGGAAATGGCCACGATCGCCGAGCGCTTTTTCACCGACCGCTGGATCGATGCGCCGGTGCGGCCGGGCAAGGCGCCGGGCGCGTTCTCGCATCCGACCACGCCCTCGGCGCACCCCTACGTGCTGATGAATTATCAGGGCAAGCCGCGCGACGTGATGACGCTCGCCCATGAACTCGGTCATGGCGTGCATCAGGTGCTGGCGGCGAAAAATGGGGCGCTGATGGCGCCGACGCCGCTGACACTGGCGGAAACCGCCAGCGTGTTCGGCGAGATGCTGACCTTCAAGCGGCTGTTGGCGGAGACCAAGAGCGCCAGGCAGCGCCAGGCGCTGCTCGCCGGCAAGGTCGAGGACATGATCAACACCGTGGTGCGGCAGATCGCGTTCTATTCGTTCGAGCGCGCCATTCATACCGAACGGAAGAACGGTGAATTGACCGCCGAGCGGATCGGCGAGATCTGGCTCAGCGTGCAGGGCGAGAGCCTTGGGCCGGCGATCGACATTCGGCCGGGCTACGAGAATTTCTGGATGTACATCCCGCACTTCATCCATTCGCCGTTCTACGTTTACGCCTATGCGTTCGGCGATTGCATGGTGAACTCGCTCTATGCGGTCTACGAGAATGCGCAAGGCGGCTTTGCCGAGCGCTATCTGGCGATGCTGGCGGCCGGCGGTACCAGGCATTATTCCGAGCTGCTGAAACCGTTTGGGCTCGACGCCAAGGATCCCAAATTCTGGGACGGCGGGCTGTCGGTGATCTCGGGCATGATCGATGAGCTGGAAACGATGGGCTGA
- a CDS encoding dioxygenase family protein, whose translation MIDTPTRRAVLEAGVFAAGSWLTIDSSLAQAPLSLTPACHDGDQATLRQTEGPFFKPSSPERIELLETGMEGQPIELVGFVLSRACKPHAGALLDFWQADDKGRYDNSGFRLRGHQFTDAEGRYRLRSVVPGAYAGRTRHIHVKVQPRGGRMLTTQLYFPGELQNRSDGLFRRELLVRTAKNAGWLAGRFDFVLD comes from the coding sequence ATGATCGACACGCCGACGCGGCGCGCCGTACTCGAAGCGGGGGTCTTCGCGGCCGGTTCATGGCTCACGATCGATAGCAGCCTCGCTCAGGCTCCGCTTTCGCTCACGCCCGCCTGCCACGACGGCGACCAGGCAACATTGCGACAGACCGAAGGGCCGTTCTTCAAGCCATCCTCGCCCGAGCGGATCGAACTGCTCGAAACGGGCATGGAGGGGCAGCCGATCGAACTGGTTGGCTTCGTACTGTCCCGCGCCTGCAAACCCCACGCCGGGGCCTTGCTGGATTTCTGGCAGGCCGACGATAAAGGCCGGTATGACAATTCCGGTTTCCGCCTGCGCGGCCATCAATTCACCGACGCGGAAGGGCGCTATCGATTGCGCAGCGTCGTGCCCGGCGCCTATGCCGGCCGTACGCGTCATATCCATGTCAAGGTGCAGCCGCGCGGCGGCCGCATGCTGACCACCCAGCTCTATTTCCCCGGTGAGTTACAGAACCGTTCCGATGGCCTCTTTCGCCGCGAGTTGCTGGTACGCACGGCCAAGAACGCGGGATGGCTCGCCGGCCGGTTCGACTTCGTGCTCGATTAG
- a CDS encoding AbrB/MazE/SpoVT family DNA-binding domain-containing protein has translation MKIEIKKIGNSDGLLLPRELMQRLDLKRGQELHITELAGGGFQAMPYDPDFEKTMEIADQIMDKYKDTLAALAK, from the coding sequence ATGAAGATCGAAATCAAGAAGATCGGCAATTCCGACGGCCTTCTCTTGCCCCGCGAGTTGATGCAACGGCTTGACCTCAAGCGAGGCCAGGAACTGCACATCACCGAGCTCGCTGGAGGGGGATTTCAGGCGATGCCCTACGATCCCGACTTCGAGAAGACCATGGAAATCGCCGACCAGATTATGGACAAGTACAAGGACACGCTCGCGGCGCTTGCAAAATGA
- a CDS encoding type II toxin-antitoxin system death-on-curing family toxin — MSEPKEPLWVSYEQAIAIHSRQLRRFGGAPGLRDEGMLRSALERPINKWRYEQSDMAELAAAYAFGLAKNHAFVDGNKRIAFMAMMVFLLKNGVPFDPQPAHATAIILSLAAGEVSEESLTRWIRDNWPAEPAK; from the coding sequence GTGAGCGAGCCGAAAGAGCCGCTTTGGGTCAGCTACGAGCAGGCCATCGCGATCCATAGCCGGCAGTTGCGTCGCTTCGGTGGAGCCCCCGGCCTGCGCGACGAAGGCATGCTTCGATCGGCCCTTGAACGTCCGATCAACAAATGGCGTTACGAACAATCGGACATGGCCGAACTTGCCGCTGCCTATGCATTTGGGCTGGCGAAAAACCACGCCTTTGTCGACGGCAACAAACGCATCGCTTTCATGGCCATGATGGTTTTCTTGCTCAAGAACGGCGTCCCCTTTGACCCTCAACCGGCGCACGCCACAGCCATCATCCTCTCCCTCGCCGCCGGCGAGGTCAGCGAGGAAAGCCTGACCCGCTGGATCAGGGACAATTGGCCGGCGGAGCCTGCCAAATAG
- a CDS encoding aa3-type cytochrome c oxidase subunit IV — translation MAEHNEVAYTTADGNDYPAHEQTYEGFIMLVKYGTAAVILIVAMMAIFLT, via the coding sequence ATGGCAGAGCATAACGAAGTGGCCTACACGACCGCCGACGGCAACGATTATCCGGCCCATGAGCAGACCTATGAAGGTTTCATCATGCTGGTGAAGTACGGCACCGCTGCCGTCATTCTCATCGTGGCCATGATGGCGATTTTCCTGACCTGA
- a CDS encoding Re/Si-specific NAD(P)(+) transhydrogenase subunit alpha — MKIAVAKEIDAAEPRVAASPDTVKKYRALGVDVAVEPGAGIKSGLPDSEFTAAGAAVSADALVDADIIIKVKRPEASELARYKRGALVIAIMDPYGNDAALKAMADAGISAFAMELMPRITRAQVMDVLSSQANLAGYRAVIEAAEAFGRAFPMMMTAAGTIPAAKVFVMGVGVAGLQAIATARRLGAVVTATDVRPATKEQVESLGAKFLAVEDEEFKNAQTAGGYAKEMSKEYQAKQAALTAEHVKKQDIVITTALIPGRPAPKLVSAEMVKSMKPGSVLVDLAVERGGNVEGAKAGEVVDTDGVKIVGYTNVAGRVAASASSLYARNLFSFIETLVDKASKSLAVNWDDELVKATALTKDGAVIHPNFQPKSA; from the coding sequence ATGAAGATTGCCGTCGCCAAGGAAATCGATGCAGCCGAGCCGCGGGTCGCCGCTTCGCCGGACACGGTGAAAAAATATAGGGCGCTGGGCGTCGATGTCGCGGTCGAGCCGGGGGCGGGCATCAAGTCCGGCCTGCCGGATTCCGAATTCACCGCGGCCGGCGCCGCCGTCAGCGCCGACGCGCTTGTCGACGCCGACATCATCATCAAGGTGAAGCGGCCCGAAGCTTCCGAACTGGCCAGGTACAAGCGCGGTGCGCTGGTCATCGCCATCATGGATCCTTACGGCAACGACGCCGCGCTGAAAGCGATGGCGGACGCCGGCATCTCGGCGTTCGCGATGGAACTGATGCCGCGCATCACCCGCGCCCAGGTGATGGACGTGCTGTCGAGCCAGGCCAATCTCGCCGGCTACCGTGCCGTGATCGAGGCGGCGGAAGCTTTCGGCCGCGCCTTTCCGATGATGATGACCGCGGCCGGCACCATCCCGGCGGCCAAGGTGTTCGTGATGGGCGTCGGCGTTGCCGGCCTGCAGGCGATCGCGACCGCGCGGCGGCTAGGCGCCGTCGTCACCGCGACCGACGTGCGGCCCGCCACCAAGGAGCAGGTCGAAAGTCTCGGCGCCAAATTCCTCGCGGTCGAGGATGAGGAGTTCAAGAACGCCCAGACCGCCGGCGGCTATGCCAAGGAAATGTCGAAAGAGTATCAGGCCAAGCAGGCCGCGCTGACCGCCGAGCACGTCAAGAAGCAGGACATCGTCATCACCACGGCGCTGATCCCGGGCCGCCCGGCGCCGAAGCTCGTCAGCGCGGAGATGGTGAAGTCGATGAAGCCCGGCTCGGTGCTGGTCGATCTCGCCGTCGAACGCGGCGGCAATGTCGAGGGCGCCAAGGCCGGCGAAGTGGTCGATACCGACGGCGTCAAGATCGTCGGCTACACCAATGTCGCCGGCCGCGTCGCCGCGTCGGCCTCGAGCCTCTATGCGCGCAATCTGTTTTCGTTCATCGAGACCCTTGTCGACAAGGCCAGCAAGTCGCTCGCGGTGAACTGGGACGACGAACTGGTGAAGGCGACCGCGCTGACCAAGGACGGCGCCGTTATCCATCCGAACTTCCAGCCGAAGAGCGCGTGA
- a CDS encoding proton-translocating transhydrogenase family protein has protein sequence MDHIAQAVDPFVFRLSIFVLAVFVGYFVVWSVTPALHTPLMSVTNAISSVIVVGALLAVGVPMISSGSGWARGFGFVALVFACVNIFGGFLVTQRMLAMYKKKAK, from the coding sequence ATGGATCATATCGCGCAGGCCGTCGACCCCTTCGTGTTCCGGCTGTCGATTTTCGTGCTCGCCGTGTTCGTCGGCTATTTCGTGGTGTGGTCGGTGACCCCCGCGCTGCATACGCCGCTGATGTCGGTGACCAATGCGATCTCCTCGGTGATCGTGGTCGGCGCGCTGCTCGCGGTCGGCGTTCCCATGATCTCAAGCGGCAGCGGCTGGGCGCGCGGGTTTGGCTTCGTCGCGCTGGTCTTCGCCTGTGTGAATATCTTCGGCGGCTTCCTTGTCACCCAGCGCATGCTGGCGATGTACAAGAAGAAGGCAAAGTGA